TCGTACACGAGGCCGCCGTCGCGCTGCGCGCGCAGGCCGAGGCGCTGACCCGCACGGAGGGCGTCGCTGTGCCGCCCCTGCTGCGCGAGCACCAGCGCCACCTGATGGCCTCGCTGGGGCGCGCCACCGATCGCGAGCTGGCGGGCGCGCTGGAGCGCCTGACCGACCGCCTCACCGACAACGTCGACACCATCGCGCACGTGGTCACCCGGCGGTCGGTCACCCCGGCCTGAGCCGCCGCGGGATTGCTGCAGCGCCAGAGGCCTTGTCCGCGGGCCGGCGCTACACTCCGGCCATGCTCAAGATCGACACGCATGCGCATATCCTGCCTCGTGACTGGCCCGATCTGGCGGCCCGCTACGGCGACGACCGCTTTCCCGTGATGACCCATGCGAGCGGCCACCATCGCATCTACAAGGACGGGAAGTTCTTCCGCGAGGTGTGGGAGACGGCGTTCGATGCCGAGGTGCGCATCGCCGACTACGCGCGCTTCGGTGTCGACGTCCAGGTCGTCTCGACCGTGCCGGTGATGTTTTCCTACTGGGCCCGCGGCCATCACGCGCTGGAGCTGCACCGCCACCTCAACGATGCCATGGCCGAGGTCTGCCAGGCCCATCCCCGGCATTACGCCGGTATCGGCACGGTGCCGTTGCAGGCACCCGAGCTGGCCATTCGCGAACTGGAGCGCTGCATCGGCGAACTGGGCCTGCAGGGCGTGCAGATCGGTTCGCACTGCAACGCCTGGAACCTGGACGCGCCGGAGCTGTTTCCCTTCTTCGAGGCCGCCGCCGACCTCGGCGCCGCCGTGCTGGTCCACCCGTGGGACATGATGGGCAGCGAGAGCATGCCCAAGTACTGGCTGCCCTGGCTGGTGGGCATGCCGGCCGAACAGGCGCGTGCCGCGTGTGCGCTGATCTTCGGTGGCGTGCTGGAGCGCCTGCCCTCGCTGCGCGTCATGCTGGCCCACGGCGGCGGCAGTTTTCCGTATTCCATCGGCCGCATCGAACACGGCTTCCGCATGCGCCCCGACCTGGTCGCCACCGACAACCCGCGCAACCCGCGCGAGTACCTCACGCGGCTGTTCTTCGATTCCTGCGTGCACGACGCGGCCGCATTACGCTACCTGCTGGCCACCGCCGGCACTGACCGCGTCATGCTCGGCACGGATTACCCGTTCCCGCTCGGCGAGCAGGAGCCTGGGAGCGGCATCGACGCGCTGGGCCTGGACGACACCGACCGGGCCAGCCTGTTCCACGGCACCGCGCTGGCATGGCTGGGGGTGCCGCTGTCCCGCTTCCAGACGGACCCCTTACCCGCGTGAGGTGACGTGGTGCTGTGCAAGAATGCATGCATCGCGCGGCACCGCCGCTGGACCTGGGGAATCCGTACCGTGAACCGCTCCGTGCCTGCCCTCCTGCTCGGCCTGTTGCTGGCCAGTCCCGCCATCGGCGCCGCCGAGGTGTCGATGGCCGAGGGCGCCATCCGTTTCAGCGTGCCCGACAGCTGGATCCCGATCATGCAGTCGCAGGGCGAGACCGAGACGCAGATCTTCCAGGTACCCGGTGCCAATGCGGCCGACGCTACGGTCGCCCGTGTCTCGGTAACGCTGCAGAAGGTGCCCAACCTCAACGGGTTCCAGCAGTTCTCGGGCAACATGCGCAGCCGTGCCTCCGGCCTGAAGGACTACGCGGCGGGCAAACCCGCCGGCCCCACCGAAAACGTCTACAAGGCCCGGGAAGGCACGGTGACACTCGAGTACTACGAGCGTTATTTCTACAGCGGCGGCTATGCCATCCAGCTGCGCTGCGCACGCCCCGGCGGCGACGCGAAATGGAGCACCGCCTTCGACAAGGGCTGTGCCGAACTCGCCGCCCGCATGCCCTCCTGATGTACCCGAGGCTTTTCGTATGACCGGTTTCGAAGCGACCCGCGCGTGGGCCGATGCCCAGGATGCGAACGACCCGCTGCGTGCTTACCGCAACGCGTTCCACATCCCGCCGCATGCCGGCGGGGACAGCCTGTATTTCTGCGGCAACTCGCTCGGCCTGCAACCCAAGAGCGTGCGCACGGCCATCGAGGCCGAGCTGGCCGACTGGGCCGACCTCGCCGTGGAAGCCCATTTCCGTGGCCGCTCGCCGTGGATGCATTACCACGAGTACGTACGCGACGCGATGGCGCTGGTGGTCGGTGCGCAGCCGCACGAAGTGGTGGCGATGAACACGCTCGGCGTGAACCTGCACCTGATGATGGTGAGCTTCTACCGACCGACCGCCGAGCGCCCCGCCATCCTGATGGAGGCCGGCGCCTTTCCGACGGATCGCTATGCGCTGGAATCACAGGTCCGCTTCCACGGGTTCGATCCCGCCACCGACCTGATCGAGCTCACGCCCGACGGCCCGGGCGGGACCTTGTCGGCCGAGGCGATCGAACGCGCCATCGCCGAGCACGGCCACCGCGTCGCCCTCATCATGCTGCCGGGCGTGCAGTATCGCACCGGCCAGGTGTTCGACCTGGCCGCCATCGTCCGCCTGGGCCATGCCCAGGGTTGCAAGGTAGGCTTCGACCTGGCACACGCGGTGGGCAACCTGCCGCTGGCCCTGCACGACAGCGGCGCGGACTTCGCCGTCTGGTGCACGTACAAATACCTCAACGCCGGCCCGGGCGCGGTTGCCGGTTGCTTCGTGCACGAGCGCCACGCCCACGCCGACGTGCCGCGCTTCGCCGGCTGGTGGGGACACGACAAGGGCACGCGTTTCCAGATGGGCCCGCAGTTCGTGCCCACACCGGGTGCCGATGGCTGGCAGCTGTCCAACCCGCCGATCCTGGCGCTGGCGCCGCTACGCGCGTCGCTCGATATCTTCACCCAGGCCGGCGGCATGCCGAGGCTGGTGGAGAAGAGCCGTCGCCTGACCGGTTACCTCGAGTGGCTGATCCGCACACGCGTGGACGACACGCTCGACGTGGTGACGCCAGCCGATCCGCTGCAGCGGGGCGCGCAGTTGTCCGTGCGTGTCCGTGCCGGGCGCGATGCCGGGCGCGACCTGTTCGGTTACCTCGAACAGCACGGCATCATCGGCGACTGGCGCGAGCCCGATGTCATCCGCCTCTCGCCCACGCCGTTGTACAACCGCTTCGCCGACTGCCTCGGTGCGGTGGAAGCCATCGAAGCCTGGCGCGGCACGCAGGCATGAGCGAGCAGGAGCTGTTCCCGGCACCGTACAGCGAACGCGGCGAAGGGTTTGCCGTGCAGGCGGTGACCCATTGGTTGCGGACGGCGCCTGGGCGGGTGATGTTCGGGCTTCGCGCGGGCGGTCTTCCGGTGGCCCTACCCGACCGTCCGGCCACCGTCTCGCATCGTGGCGTCGAGGCACGCGTGAACGGCCATATCACGGCGATCGAAGACGTCAGCAGTGTGTGGCTGCGTGAACATCCAGAGGCGACGACACGCTATGTGGATGCCTTGCGCCGTGTGCTGATGGACAAGCGTACCCGCCTCGATGGGTATGCCACGCAGGCGATCTTCGTCGGCAGCGTGGAACTGTATGCCGGTTCAGCCATGGACAGCATCGATATCGAGCTGGACGACGACGACGGCTCCTACGCGCGCGCGATCGACCTGCTGCGTCGCGCCCCCCACGACGGTCGAACCGCTTTCGCGATGCCGCCCGAACCCGGCACCGGCAGCTTCGAGGATCCGATTTTCCTGGCCGGCGACCAGGCGTGGATCGACGGTCGGCGCGTGCTGATCGAATACATGCCCGACGAGGGCAGCCGCGCCGAGACGGTCGCCCTGGATCGCGAGGCGCTTGCCGATGCACTGGAACGCGCCTGGTCGGCCATGTGCGATGTATCGGAACGCATTCGCGCGGAACTGGGTCGACTGGTCTGAGCGTCTAGCTCCCGACTCAGCCCGCCGTGCTTTCCTCATGGCGGACCTGCCCCGCCCCGCGCACCACGAACCGCTCCACCGTTAACGACTCCGCGCCCATCGGGCCATAGGCGTGCAGGCGCGTGGTCGAGATGCCGATTTCCGTGCCCAGCCCCAGCTCACCGCCATCGCTGAAGCGCGACGACGCGTTGACCATGACCACCGCCGAGCGGATGGCACGAATGAATTGCGCGGCCGCCGCGTCGTCGCGCGTGGCGATCACTTCGGTGTGGTCGGAGCCATAGCGACGGATGTGTGCGATGGCATCGTCGAGCGTCGGAACGACCCGCACGGCGATGACGAGGTCCAGGAACTCGGCGGCGTAGTCGTCCTCCGAAGCTGACACCACGCCCTCTGCCAGAGCGCGCGTCGCATCGTCGCCGCGCACCTGCACGCCCAGTTCGCGCAAGCGCGCGATGGTGCGTGGCAGGAATGCGGCGGCCGCCTCCTCGTGGACCAGCAACGTCTCCAGTGCATTGCACACGCCGGGACGGCTCGTCTTGCCGTCGACCAGCAGGCGCAGGGCCAGGTCGTGATCCACGTCGCGATCGACGTAGAGGTGACAGACGCCCTTGTAGTGCTTGATGACC
This DNA window, taken from Luteibacter sp. 9135, encodes the following:
- the kynU gene encoding kynureninase, encoding MTGFEATRAWADAQDANDPLRAYRNAFHIPPHAGGDSLYFCGNSLGLQPKSVRTAIEAELADWADLAVEAHFRGRSPWMHYHEYVRDAMALVVGAQPHEVVAMNTLGVNLHLMMVSFYRPTAERPAILMEAGAFPTDRYALESQVRFHGFDPATDLIELTPDGPGGTLSAEAIERAIAEHGHRVALIMLPGVQYRTGQVFDLAAIVRLGHAQGCKVGFDLAHAVGNLPLALHDSGADFAVWCTYKYLNAGPGAVAGCFVHERHAHADVPRFAGWWGHDKGTRFQMGPQFVPTPGADGWQLSNPPILALAPLRASLDIFTQAGGMPRLVEKSRRLTGYLEWLIRTRVDDTLDVVTPADPLQRGAQLSVRVRAGRDAGRDLFGYLEQHGIIGDWREPDVIRLSPTPLYNRFADCLGAVEAIEAWRGTQA
- a CDS encoding amidohydrolase family protein codes for the protein MLKIDTHAHILPRDWPDLAARYGDDRFPVMTHASGHHRIYKDGKFFREVWETAFDAEVRIADYARFGVDVQVVSTVPVMFSYWARGHHALELHRHLNDAMAEVCQAHPRHYAGIGTVPLQAPELAIRELERCIGELGLQGVQIGSHCNAWNLDAPELFPFFEAAADLGAAVLVHPWDMMGSESMPKYWLPWLVGMPAEQARAACALIFGGVLERLPSLRVMLAHGGGSFPYSIGRIEHGFRMRPDLVATDNPRNPREYLTRLFFDSCVHDAAALRYLLATAGTDRVMLGTDYPFPLGEQEPGSGIDALGLDDTDRASLFHGTALAWLGVPLSRFQTDPLPA